One Paenibacillus sp. SYP-B4298 genomic window, CTGGGACAGCTTGCGTACCTCGCCCGCTACAACTTCAAAGCCGCGTCCATGCTCTCCTGCGCGAGCCGCCTCAATGGAGGCGTTCAGTGCCAGCAGATTGGTTTGTGCAGCGATGTCGGTCATCGTATCGATGATCAACTGAATTTCCTGGGAATGACCGCCTAGCTCGTCGACGATGCCTCCTAGCTGCTGCACCTTGGCTTGAATGGCATTCATTTGTGTGATGGTGGTCTGAATCGATTCATTGCCGATGCTGGCTTTATGCGATGCTTCCTCCGCCCGCTCAGAAGCGCTCTGTGTACGGGAAGCAATCTGCTGGAAGCCAGATGACATCTCCCCGGTTGTCTGCAACCCGTCGCTCACCAGTTGCACTTGTGTATCTGACCCGGAGGCCAGATCCTGCATCGTTGTTGCAATCTGTCCGGTTACGGCTGTAGCCTGCTCGGCGCTGGCGTTCAGTTCCTCCGCAGCCGCGGCCACCTGCATGGCGCCTTGATTCACCTGAATGATAATGGACTTCAGATTATTGGACATCATGTTAAAGGTGCTGGAGAGCTTGCCTAGCTCGTCATCACTCCTCATCTCAATCTTCTCTCCGGTCAGATCGCCAGCGGCAATCTGCTCCGCGACACTGGAGATCTGCCTTAGCGGGTTGACGATCATCCTGCTGGTCAGGTATGCGATGATGATGCCGGCGAGTACGACGCTGATTCCCAGAATGACGATCAGCCTTTGAATCTCTTCACTCTGATTCAGAGCCTCCTGGCCCCCGTCCTCAAGCTGCCTGCTCTGATACTGAACCATCTCGTCCAGCGCCTGCTCCAGCTCCGCTACCTTGGTGCGGTCTTCATTAGCCAGCAGGCTGTTGATGGCTTGAACATGGTTGGCCTTTTTATATTCGATCAGCTTGAGCAGGATGGCGTGGTATTCATTCTCCACGGTGCTAATCTTTCCTAGCAGTACCTGTGTTTCGTTCGAGAAGGAGATGCTCTTCATTTCATCGCTCAGCTTCACGAAATCCTCATGAGTGGCACGAATTTGATTCATCGCCGCTTCATCGCCGACCTGGGCGTAGCCGCGAGCGGCAGCTTGCTGGGATTTGATCGCTATGAGCATGTCCTTGATTTGCAGCATTTTATGTACCCGGTCTTCAAGCAACTGATTGTAGGTGGTGTTCAGCGAGGAAATCTGGTAGTTTCCTATGAAGATAATCAAAATCATCAAGGCAATCACTGCGGTAAAGCCCGAAAATAGTTTGATGCGGATGGACATATTTCTCATAAGCTGCCTCCCGAAATAGGTTATATGCCTTGTTCACACATAGGACTGGCACGATGGCCACGACTCAACCAAAGCTGCTCCGAAATGTAACGTAATATCGTCTGAAAACCGGAGTATAATGGGTTGGAATACCCATTTATCATACCATACACAGTTCTTGATAACCATTACAAAAGTCCTAATTATGTCAATGTGTGGGAGAGGAGGCGCACAGTTGAGTGGGTGGTCTAATAGGGAGCGAATAGGATAAATCTCGGCTCGCTGGAGTTCCATGAGATGAATGGGGGGGAGGTATAGCGTTATGCAATACAAAAAAAGCTTATCTTTGCTGTAATAGCACAGATAAGCTAATGATGATTAAATGGAATGCGGTCGAGAGGACTCGAACCTCCACGGTATTGCTACCACTGGAACCTGAATCCAGCGCGTCTGCCAATTCCGCCACGACCGCATGTTGTGTTGCCAACGAATAATAATATAGCATATTCATTTCATGACGGTCAAGCTTTTTTTGAAGCTCATTTCTATGCAAGTGGCTTGATCAGATCATTTCTATTAATGTCCAGTAAATGAAATGCTTGCTCGACCATTTGCTTGTCTTGCCCCTATAGAGGAGTCGAGTCTGAGCCGCCCGCAAATCATTCAATTCTTTAACAGAAAACGTAAATAGAACGCTTACATTTCTGTAAAGGCAAGATAAGCAATGTAAAGAGTTGCGCATTGCCGGAAGCCGTTTTGCGCCTCATAATGAGTAGTGTAATCAACTGCAAGATACACAAACTTGTTGGGGGGATGCACATGAGCAACAGGAAGACGAGATGGATCAAGGGGATGTCGGCAGCCTTGGCTGCAGCGATGGTTCTCAGCGCTTGCTCCGGTAATAGCGGAACAGGCAGCACGGGCACAGAGAATAAGGAGCCGGCCAAGGAGCCATCCAATCAACAAAGCACGAATTCGACAACAAATGACCAGCCGCTAGGCAAGTATGATCCGCCGATCGAGGTATCCTTTGTCCGGGACTTGAACGACGTCGTGGAAAACAATGTACTTAGCGTCCTTGATGGCGAGACGATCGAGGATAACCGCTGGTCGAGGCTCTATGAGGAGCAGCTCGGCATCAAGATCAAGTATGATTGGATCGTGAAGGGCTCCTCCACCTCCGATCAATATCTACAAAAGATTAATGTCACGCTGGCCTCCGGCACACTGCCTGATGTCATTCCGGTCAATGCCACGCAGTTGAAGCAGTTGGCTGATTCCGACCAGATTGAGGATATGACGCCATTGTATGAGAAATTTGCTTCTCCGCTGACGAAGGAGGTTCTCGCGCAGGAAGGAACCAGCCCATTCGATGCCGCTACCTTCGATGGCAAGCTGATGGCGATTCCGCAGCTCGAGTCTTCGATTGAACGTTCGATGTATATCTGGATTCGTACAGACTGGCTGAATAAATTGAAACTGGAGCCACCGAAAACGATTGCTGATGTTTTGAATATATCGAAAGCGTTTACAGAGAACGATCCGGACGGCAACGGCAAGCCGGACACCTACGGCCTAGGATTAACCAAAGACCTGTGGGGCGGAGCGATGGGGCTGGAAGGCTTCATGGCAGCCTATAACGCCTACCCGAACATCTGGGTTGACGACGGATCTGGCAATCTGGTCTACGGCAGCATTCAGCCAGAGGTTAAGAAAGCGCTTCAGGTGCTGCAGGAGATGTCCAAGAACGGGCAGATCGATCAGGAGTTTGGCATTAAGGATGGAGGCAAAGTATCGGAGACGATCTCCTCCGGCAAGATCGGCATGGAGTATGGGGAGCAATGGAACTCGATCTGGCCGCTGCAGTTGAATCGCAACAATGATCCGAATGCACAATGGCAGGCTTTCCCGATCGTATCGGAATCAGGCGAGACGCCTAAGGTACCCCTCAAGTTCAGCACGACTCGTTTCTTTGCCGTGAAGAAGGGAGCAGCCAACCCGGAAGCGGTCATCAAGATGTTCAATCTCCATCTGGAGAAGAACTGGGGCGAGACGGCGGAGTTTGACAAATACTATGCGCCGCCGGAGGCGGAGAGCGTATGGCAACTGTCACCGGTTACGCCGTACCCTGCGATGAAGAATGTAGACGCGTTCCGTGAGATTGATGCTGCCCGCAAAGCAGGAGATTTCTCAGTACTCAAGGGTGAGGCCAAGACCATTCAGGAGAAGCTGGACATGTTCGCATCAGGCACCTCGGAAGGCTTTGCGCTGTGGGGCTGGGAGCGGATCTACGGTCCGGAAGGCTCGATGGGAATTGCCGACCAGTATGATAAGAACAAGCAATTCCTGATGGATAAATTTGTTGGCGCACCAACGGCGACCATGGTCGAGCGGAAATCGACGCTTGAGAAGCTGCAAAATGAAGTGTTTGTGAAAATCATCCTGGGTGAATCGATCGACAAATTCGATCAATTTGTACAGGATTGGAAGAAGCTAGGCGGAGATCAAATTACGCAAGAAGTCAACGATTGGTATAAAGCGGCGAAATAAGCCATCCTTCAGAGGAAGAAACCTGCTTTCTTCCTCTGACTTATTCTGGCTAGCCAGTGTGGGGGAGAACGATGAAAGCAAAATTTATTCGAGAGCTGCCGTTGCATATTATGATCTTGCCGGGGCTGATACTGATAATCCTATTCTCATACATCCCGATGTCCGGTATCATCATCGCTTTTCAGAAGTTTATTCCTGCCAAGGGCCTATTTGGCGACCAGAAATGGATTGGCTGGGACAACTTCTCCTATGTGATGCATCTACCTAGCTTTTCGCAGGTGATGTGGAATACGCTATTTATCGCCAGCTTCAAGCTGCTGCTAGGACTGCTGGTGCCTATTATTTTTGCGATATTGCTGAATGAACTGAAAAACTCCGTCATCAAGCGCTCGGTGCAGACGGCGATTTACCTGCCGTACTTTCTGTCCTGGGTTGTGCTGGGCGGCATCCTTATCGATATTTTGTCTCCGTCGGGAGGCATCGTCAACAGTTTCCTGGGCGCGCTCGGTTTGCCCAAAATCTTTTTCCTTGGGGATAACAACTGGTTTCCCTTTACACTGATTGGATCAGACGTATGGAAAAACTTTGGCTATGGAACGATTGTCTATCTCGCTGCCATAACCGGCATTGATCCGGGGCTGTATGAAGCGGCCACGATGGACGGCGCCAACCGTTGGCGCAAAATTTGGCATATTACAATTCCAGGCATGCGCATGGTCATTGTGCTGCTGTCGGTGCTAAGCCTTGGTCAATTGCTCAATGCTGGATTTGACCAGGTATTTAACCTGTATAGCCCGCAGGTCTATGAAAGCGGCGATATACTGGATACGTTCGTATACCGGATCGGCTTGCTCGATGCGCAGTACGGCGTAGCAACCGCGGTCGGCTTCTTCAAGTCGGTCATCTCCCTGACGCTCATATCCGGTTCCTATTTCATAGCGTACCGGTTCGCAAAATATCGTATTTTCTAGAGGAGGAACAACAGTGAAGCAACCGCAGACCCATCAACCAGCCGGGAGGAGCAAGCGCTTCGAATGGTTCCCGCCGCTTAACGCCTGCTTTCTCATCCTCGCCTCGCTGCTGTGCGTGCTGCCGCTTATCCATATTGTGGCGGTATCCTTCAGCTCCAGTGCAGCGGCTTCGGCGGGCTATGTCAAGCTGTGGCCTGTCGACTTTACACTGGCTTCATACCAATATACTGCCAGCCGCAATGAATTCTGGCAATCGATGATGGTGTCGCTGACTCGTATCGGTATCGGCACGCCGCTCAATCTGCTGCTGACGATAATGGTCGCTTACCCGCTATCGAAGGAATCCGGCGCGTTCCGGTTTCGGCTCGTCTATGCCTGGCTCTTTTTTATTACGATGCTGTTCAATGGCGGCCTTATTCCTTGGTACATTACGATCAAGCAGTATGGACTGCTCGACTCGATCTGGGCGCTTGTGCTGCCTGGAGCGGTTCCGGTCTTTAGTGTCGTGCTGCTGCTGAACTTTTTCCGTGAGATTCCCAAGGAGCTGGAGGAAGCAGCGCTTATGGACGGGGCAAGCCACTGGAGAATTATGTGGACGATCTTCGTACCGATCTCCAAGCCTGCGCTCGCTACACTTGCGCTGTTCTCGCTGGTCGAGCATTGGAACAACTGGTTCGATGGCTTGCTGCTGATGGGCAGTCCGTCCAACTATCCGCTCCAGAGCTATATCCAGACGATCGTTATTCAGCAGAACCTATCCAATATGTCACGTGACGCCATGCTTAACCTGGTGCTGATCTCAGACCGGACATTGAAGGCATCCCAGATTTTCCTTGGCTCGCTGCCGATTATTATGGCCTATCCGTTTTTACAAAAATATTTTGTGAAGGGTATTGTGCTGGGAAGTGTCAAGGGATAATATCCAAGTGTAGCCTTACAGTCACAGATTAGGGGGAGCGCTATGCTGCACCGAACAGACTTTTCTCTCCGCAATACGATTTTTCTGCGAATGCTGGTGACCTTCCTGCTGGTCATGCTGCCGATCCTGCTGTTCGGAGCGTACCTGTACCACTGGATTGTGCAGACCGCTAGCGAGGATCTGACCAAGACAGCGGCCTCACAGCTCGAGTTCTATCTCTCCGATCTGGAGAATGAGGTCGAGCGCATGAAGCTGCTGCAGTACAGTCTGCTGGAGGATGAGAATCTGAACAAGCTGGCGCTCATGTGGGGACGAATGGAGACCATAGAGAAGACGGATACGATGAATTCATTGATGAATCGGCTGTTCACGGTGCAGAACAGCAGCATGTACATCAAGGATGTAAGCGTTCATATTGCCTCCATCGGGCGCACGCTGTCGGCTGACGACGGCGTGCGCAACCTGCAGGCGGAGCGGTTCTATGCGATCCGCTCCGTTTTTGGCGCTCCAAGCTCACATATTATCGAGTGGAATGGCGGGCTCTATCTGGGCGCAGCCAAGCAGGCGGGGGTGAAGGGAGCCCAGCCGCTATTCACTGTGGAGATCGAGCTGGATAACACGAGGCTCCAGGAGGCGCTGTCACAGTTCAACACGTACCCCGGCAGCGGGACACTGCTGCTGTCAGGCAGCAGGGGAGTGTCGCTGGCAAGTGCGACCGGGGAGCTTAGACAGCTTGACATGAAGCAGCATATCGAGCGATTCGGCGGCATGGAGCCGCTGGCAGCTAATCGACTGGAGCTGTCCGGCAAGGACTACTATACGGTGATGGCACGTTCGGAACGTCTGGAGATGGCGATCTACCGGCTCATTCCCGAGCAAGTGGTACAGCAGCCGCTGCAGAAATTTTATGTATGGGCATGGCTGTTTGCGATTGCGACTATCGTTATTATCGCAGCCTTTGCACTCTCCACCTACATGTATATTCATAAGCCGATGCTCACGCTCGTTAAGAGCTTCCGACGGATGGAGAACGGGGATCTGGATGTTCACATTTCCCATGAGTCCAAGGATGAGTTCCGCTATTTGTACGGACGCTTCAATCAGATGGTGGCTAATCTTCGTTCCTTGATTGACCAGGCCTACAAGCAGAAGATTCTAGCGCAAAAGGCCGAGCTGAAGCAGCTACAGTCGCAGATTAACCCGCATTTTTTGTATAACAGCTTTTTTATTCTGAATACGATGGTCCGCACAGGCGATATGGAACGGATCGAGCAATTTACAACCCTGCTGGGCGAATACTTTCAGTTCGTGACCCGCAATGCCTCCGACACCGTCACGCTGGAGCAGGAGATTCATCATGCGCGCATGTATGCTGAGATTCAGGAGCTGCGCTTCTCCAGACGGGTACAGGTGCGCTTCGACCCGCTGCCGCCTGCGTTGCGGCCATTGACGGTGCCTCGTCTGATCGTGCAGCCGATTATTGAGAATGCCTTCAAATATAGCCTGGAGAGAAAAGCGAAGGGCGGCCGCATGATCATCCGCTTCGAGCATCAGGACGGTGAGGCTCGCATCATAGTCGAGGACAACGGCGAGACACTATCAGATGAGGAGCTTACGAAGCTGGTATTGGCGCTGCAGCAGGCGGAGGAGCAAGCGGAGACAACCGGGCTAGTAAATATTCACCGCCGATTGCTGATGACCTTCGGCGGCAGAGGCGGCCTGCGCTTAGCCAGAAGCGAGCTGGGCGGACTGGAAGTGACCATCGCGATTCCGGCAGGAGGAGGGGAAACGAATGTACAGGATGCTGATCGTGGATGATGAAGAGATTATAACCGATGGTTTGATGGATATATTTAGTAATCTTGATCTGGAGCTTGATCTGTACAAGGCCTATTCGGGTGAGGAGGCGCTGAAGCTGCTGCGCCGGACGAGGGTGGACATCGTACTCTCTGATATCTGCATGCCGGAGATGGACGGGCTGGAGCTGATGAAGCATATTCATAGCAACTGGCCGCAATGCAAGATTGTATTCCTGACAGGTCATAATGAATTTGACTATGTCTATCAGGCGATACAAAAGCCTGGCGTACAGTATATGCTGAAAAGCGAAGGCTACCCGAAGCTCATCGAAGCGGTGCGGCGCGCGATGACTGAGCTTGAAGAGGCGATGCGTATGAGCCATCTGCTGCAACAAGCCAGAGAGCAACTGCATACGCTCGAAACGCTGGCTCAAGGCGACTATTTCCGTCATTTGTTTCATTCGACTGCCCTGGATAATCAGCGGCTGGGCGATGATCTCCAGCGGCTGGGCATCTCTCTGGATGCCTCGCTGCCTGTCCTGCTCGTCCATGGCATTGTGGTATGCGCAGACCCGGATATCAGCTATGCCGATCGCCATGAGGCCGCGCTGGCGGTCAAGTTTCTGTCGGAGTCCTGGCTGGCGGAGCGAACGACAAGTACCGGCATTATCGACCGATATGGCGATCTGATCTGGCTCATTCAGCCTGGTTCAGTCCTGGCAGGGGAGGCCGAGGATCAGCTTTGCCATACGGTCAAGTTTTTGGAGGGTACCTTTGAGCTGATTCAACAAGCCTGCATGGCGACATTGAATGTGTCGCTGGCCGTCACCTTGAGCGGTGAGGCGGAGGCATGGGAGAGCTTGCCTGCTGCCTATGATCGAATCAGGAGACGTCAGCATGATCGGCCAGGAGACGGTACCCGAATGGTGCAGACCGTATCCTTGCGCGATGAGGCATTCGGGGATAAGCCAGCGGTGGCCTATCGAGCGTCCGGGGGCAAAGCGGAGATGATGGCGAACCATCTGGAGGCTGGAAGAAGACAGGAGTTTCTCAATCTCTTCGATGAGCTGGCGGAGGCTGTGGCGGGGCAAGGGCCG contains:
- a CDS encoding methyl-accepting chemotaxis protein — translated: MRNMSIRIKLFSGFTAVIALMILIIFIGNYQISSLNTTYNQLLEDRVHKMLQIKDMLIAIKSQQAAARGYAQVGDEAAMNQIRATHEDFVKLSDEMKSISFSNETQVLLGKISTVENEYHAILLKLIEYKKANHVQAINSLLANEDRTKVAELEQALDEMVQYQSRQLEDGGQEALNQSEEIQRLIVILGISVVLAGIIIAYLTSRMIVNPLRQISSVAEQIAAGDLTGEKIEMRSDDELGKLSSTFNMMSNNLKSIIIQVNQGAMQVAAAAEELNASAEQATAVTGQIATTMQDLASGSDTQVQLVSDGLQTTGEMSSGFQQIASRTQSASERAEEASHKASIGNESIQTTITQMNAIQAKVQQLGGIVDELGGHSQEIQLIIDTMTDIAAQTNLLALNASIEAARAGEHGRGFEVVAGEVRKLSQQSAASAEQISTLITSITGGVGQAIQSMSMVADEVQAGIRTVHAAGESFQQISQAVSTAAVDTMEVSSAIEQMTAGVEQMASAMKVISSVTENAAASTEQVAASSQEQLSSMQEVSSAASSLSQIADKLQLTISRFKV
- a CDS encoding extracellular solute-binding protein, which codes for MSNRKTRWIKGMSAALAAAMVLSACSGNSGTGSTGTENKEPAKEPSNQQSTNSTTNDQPLGKYDPPIEVSFVRDLNDVVENNVLSVLDGETIEDNRWSRLYEEQLGIKIKYDWIVKGSSTSDQYLQKINVTLASGTLPDVIPVNATQLKQLADSDQIEDMTPLYEKFASPLTKEVLAQEGTSPFDAATFDGKLMAIPQLESSIERSMYIWIRTDWLNKLKLEPPKTIADVLNISKAFTENDPDGNGKPDTYGLGLTKDLWGGAMGLEGFMAAYNAYPNIWVDDGSGNLVYGSIQPEVKKALQVLQEMSKNGQIDQEFGIKDGGKVSETISSGKIGMEYGEQWNSIWPLQLNRNNDPNAQWQAFPIVSESGETPKVPLKFSTTRFFAVKKGAANPEAVIKMFNLHLEKNWGETAEFDKYYAPPEAESVWQLSPVTPYPAMKNVDAFREIDAARKAGDFSVLKGEAKTIQEKLDMFASGTSEGFALWGWERIYGPEGSMGIADQYDKNKQFLMDKFVGAPTATMVERKSTLEKLQNEVFVKIILGESIDKFDQFVQDWKKLGGDQITQEVNDWYKAAK
- a CDS encoding ABC transporter permease — translated: MKAKFIRELPLHIMILPGLILIILFSYIPMSGIIIAFQKFIPAKGLFGDQKWIGWDNFSYVMHLPSFSQVMWNTLFIASFKLLLGLLVPIIFAILLNELKNSVIKRSVQTAIYLPYFLSWVVLGGILIDILSPSGGIVNSFLGALGLPKIFFLGDNNWFPFTLIGSDVWKNFGYGTIVYLAAITGIDPGLYEAATMDGANRWRKIWHITIPGMRMVIVLLSVLSLGQLLNAGFDQVFNLYSPQVYESGDILDTFVYRIGLLDAQYGVATAVGFFKSVISLTLISGSYFIAYRFAKYRIF
- a CDS encoding carbohydrate ABC transporter permease; the protein is MKQPQTHQPAGRSKRFEWFPPLNACFLILASLLCVLPLIHIVAVSFSSSAAASAGYVKLWPVDFTLASYQYTASRNEFWQSMMVSLTRIGIGTPLNLLLTIMVAYPLSKESGAFRFRLVYAWLFFITMLFNGGLIPWYITIKQYGLLDSIWALVLPGAVPVFSVVLLLNFFREIPKELEEAALMDGASHWRIMWTIFVPISKPALATLALFSLVEHWNNWFDGLLLMGSPSNYPLQSYIQTIVIQQNLSNMSRDAMLNLVLISDRTLKASQIFLGSLPIIMAYPFLQKYFVKGIVLGSVKG
- a CDS encoding sensor histidine kinase; protein product: MLHRTDFSLRNTIFLRMLVTFLLVMLPILLFGAYLYHWIVQTASEDLTKTAASQLEFYLSDLENEVERMKLLQYSLLEDENLNKLALMWGRMETIEKTDTMNSLMNRLFTVQNSSMYIKDVSVHIASIGRTLSADDGVRNLQAERFYAIRSVFGAPSSHIIEWNGGLYLGAAKQAGVKGAQPLFTVEIELDNTRLQEALSQFNTYPGSGTLLLSGSRGVSLASATGELRQLDMKQHIERFGGMEPLAANRLELSGKDYYTVMARSERLEMAIYRLIPEQVVQQPLQKFYVWAWLFAIATIVIIAAFALSTYMYIHKPMLTLVKSFRRMENGDLDVHISHESKDEFRYLYGRFNQMVANLRSLIDQAYKQKILAQKAELKQLQSQINPHFLYNSFFILNTMVRTGDMERIEQFTTLLGEYFQFVTRNASDTVTLEQEIHHARMYAEIQELRFSRRVQVRFDPLPPALRPLTVPRLIVQPIIENAFKYSLERKAKGGRMIIRFEHQDGEARIIVEDNGETLSDEELTKLVLALQQAEEQAETTGLVNIHRRLLMTFGGRGGLRLARSELGGLEVTIAIPAGGGETNVQDADRG
- a CDS encoding response regulator transcription factor is translated as MYRMLIVDDEEIITDGLMDIFSNLDLELDLYKAYSGEEALKLLRRTRVDIVLSDICMPEMDGLELMKHIHSNWPQCKIVFLTGHNEFDYVYQAIQKPGVQYMLKSEGYPKLIEAVRRAMTELEEAMRMSHLLQQAREQLHTLETLAQGDYFRHLFHSTALDNQRLGDDLQRLGISLDASLPVLLVHGIVVCADPDISYADRHEAALAVKFLSESWLAERTTSTGIIDRYGDLIWLIQPGSVLAGEAEDQLCHTVKFLEGTFELIQQACMATLNVSLAVTLSGEAEAWESLPAAYDRIRRRQHDRPGDGTRMVQTVSLRDEAFGDKPAVAYRASGGKAEMMANHLEAGRRQEFLNLFDELAEAVAGQGPGCRYTTELYYTIALMLLSYANRWELQDKTGADGLLQLRESRSWREPFAALRTVAETLFSVRTSGERKRAAITVEKVCAYIDEHIGEDLSLVRLADMIHFNPSYLSRLFKQEKGFNLSEYIEQLRLRKAKELLGSDELRVAEVGSLVGYDSPQSFTRFFKKMTQMTPQEYRTLAEAGNSSK